A part of Paenibacillus donghaensis genomic DNA contains:
- a CDS encoding UPF0489 family protein, whose amino-acid sequence MLKQANIDRLIIGDKHIFVFEHHHFALLPWAEIKCKINEELVVISLDHHTDTHSPFLSFVYNNSKNKGEQKEKELVKSLIKAIDYRDQNTVYNAIMKLKHDEHIYTAIETKIINKAFIISHDNYSDEPQSLEEAKRLSLHKTDPIKFFFREGIASRPRTYPFATVYMPPYEPETELSIMNGFSTFSNLDIDNIVLEDDFLFDKFKILNEMCPAVVSDKGTFSVKYILDIDLDYFHSNLSIEPKSCSVFYNLIRNAEIITIAKESVCVDLLKHNNEDINSGALLEKLFSHIRKALEN is encoded by the coding sequence ATGTTAAAACAAGCAAATATAGATAGACTGATAATTGGTGACAAGCATATATTTGTTTTTGAACACCACCATTTTGCATTACTGCCTTGGGCTGAAATTAAATGTAAAATCAATGAAGAACTAGTGGTGATATCGCTCGATCATCATACTGATACACATAGTCCTTTTCTGTCTTTCGTTTATAATAACTCTAAGAATAAAGGGGAGCAAAAAGAAAAGGAACTTGTGAAATCATTGATAAAAGCCATAGATTACAGAGATCAAAATACTGTTTATAATGCAATAATGAAATTAAAACATGACGAGCATATTTACACGGCTATTGAAACAAAAATAATTAATAAAGCGTTTATTATTAGTCATGATAACTATTCTGATGAACCTCAATCTTTAGAAGAAGCCAAGCGATTATCTTTGCACAAAACTGATCCGATAAAGTTTTTCTTTAGAGAAGGAATAGCTTCTAGACCTCGCACATATCCATTTGCGACAGTATACATGCCACCTTATGAACCAGAGACAGAATTGTCGATTATGAATGGTTTTTCAACATTTTCAAATTTGGATATTGATAATATTGTTTTAGAAGATGATTTTTTATTTGATAAGTTTAAAATCTTAAATGAAATGTGCCCTGCTGTTGTCTCTGACAAGGGTACTTTCTCAGTAAAATACATTCTAGATATTGACTTGGATTATTTTCACTCTAATCTATCTATTGAACCCAAAAGCTGTAGTGTTTTTTATAATCTTATTAGAAATGCAGAAATTATTACCATTGCTAAAGAGTCGGTGTGTGTTGATCTTTTAAAACATAATAACGAAGATATCAACAGCGGAGCTTTACTTGAAAAATTATTTTCACATATTAGAAAGGCATTGGAAAATTGA
- a CDS encoding ABC-three component system middle component 2: MKNLTISRETYLFNTPLEIGLRCLVILNSLKDQAVNAQRLIYLDYLLIHYGDIDPSCESLHPLTPYRSGEILIKRDLMNQGLHLMISKKLVDVEFGQNGILYKASPYSGAFLKHFETHYMIQLIEVSKLLSERFNEYPDNKLKEFMMSNIDRWGGEFTKEAFVREGF; encoded by the coding sequence ATGAAAAATTTAACAATTAGTAGAGAAACATATTTGTTTAATACTCCATTGGAAATTGGGCTACGCTGTTTAGTTATTTTAAATAGTTTAAAGGATCAGGCAGTGAATGCTCAACGACTTATTTATTTAGATTATCTTCTAATTCATTATGGAGACATTGATCCGAGCTGTGAAAGCTTACACCCATTAACACCATATAGATCAGGAGAGATTTTAATCAAACGGGATTTAATGAACCAAGGTCTTCATTTAATGATTAGCAAGAAGTTAGTAGATGTTGAATTTGGACAAAACGGGATACTGTATAAAGCCAGTCCTTATTCGGGAGCGTTCCTAAAACATTTTGAAACTCATTATATGATTCAATTAATAGAAGTTAGCAAATTGTTATCGGAAAGATTTAATGAATATCCTGATAATAAACTTAAGGAGTTTATGATGAGTAACATCGACCGTTGGGGTGGGGAATTTACAAAAGAGGCTTTTGTGAGGGAGGGATTCTAA